In the genome of Mucilaginibacter sp. 14171R-50, the window GTTCCGGCCGTGAATATTATTGAGAACAAAGATCACTACCAGCTGGCGCTCTCCGCCCCGGGGTTAAAGAAAGACGATTTTAAGGTTGACCTGGATGATGATGTGTTGACCATTAGCAGTGAAAAGGAAGATAGCAAAGAAGAGAAGGACGGGAAATACACCCGCCAGGAATATAATTATTCGTCGTTCAGCCGGAGCTTTACACTTCCGGAAGGAGCCGACAAGGAAAAGCTTAGCGCTAAGTATGAAGACGGCGTGTTAAAGATCAATATCCCCCGCAACGGGAAAATTAAAAGTACTTCGGCGAAGAAGATCGCTGTAAATTAAGCCTTTTCAATTCGGCTTATGCCCCGCCCCAGGTGGCGGGGCCCATTTGCTGTTGTTGG includes:
- a CDS encoding Hsp20/alpha crystallin family protein gives rise to the protein MKNQSLTKIEERIPVVFEDLFRPWSDLFDGSFFKRATNVPAVNIIENKDHYQLALSAPGLKKDDFKVDLDDDVLTISSEKEDSKEEKDGKYTRQEYNYSSFSRSFTLPEGADKEKLSAKYEDGVLKINIPRNGKIKSTSAKKIAVN